From a single Pochonia chlamydosporia 170 chromosome Unknown PCv3seq00010, whole genome shotgun sequence genomic region:
- a CDS encoding GTPase activating protein (Gyp3) (similar to Cordyceps militaris CM01 XP_006673572.1), with translation MDAMAVPQPDEEGPMASQRTIRNRKYSLYASRIKPLNIETPVEEKVPQVPDIPSLPVSPRWDSLSHGPHLLNQSPTPGSRQSPTVQPDSTAAQPFPPLVGSVASPPLQSPRSLRTGTPEPRNESPSRSVRTKTSLAEMRSADGAPAIENFSRPRKQSMRQTGPPDGLHSPDPVRPRMANLPNPTDRLLDITNSLPQTPPWQRSRRPSASSVKSSSTYASPIPYTNGELIEPRTHRTRNVTGPPALASARTPIPPGRPEYTVSTPLASPGPGGPAPWMSGDELRSSFRSQLTASTTPGTAVTERSSVLTKDSSVTSLDNPDEPSLEDVMGMYEKGFADDEDENESDFDDHESEGNLDSRPMTAISEPDVRTAPAVPTVPMVTPIADTRLAPPAPTARSTLDAEIRQSRLIFTSAAFKASVAAIAGKTDMDMAEKRDSAKSLDSEPSITSDPAATKEVQNPITSPSTRSPSPAAPSPSAPQPAPSPVPSIGNSMPIEPEDPGSRDRYGFKKANQSITRDQYDSWNKEYSVYLARRRRKWVSYLKDCALMTDRPIRFPSPNAKTKRFVRKGIPPDWRGAAWFYYAGGPAILAKHSGLYEKLLYKPAKQVDIEAIERDLHRTFPDNIQFKPSANVESVPNSERTSQSTMPASSGDDNTPGPPAAAPNEPPIITSLRRVLHAFSVYNPRIGYCQSLNFLAGLLLLFVETEEQCFWLLNVITIIYLPGTHDMSLEGSKVDLGVLMTELRDTMPTVWDKIGGELENLPSGRPNTSKSVRKARPILRRREQQGLSTERLPPITLCMTAWFMSCYIGTLPIETTLRVWDVFFYEGSKTLFRIALAIFKSGESEIKAVKDPMEMFGVVQAIPRRMLDANALMEACFKRRNGFGHLSQGAIDERRLERREKARQEREEKLRREKTDLTGNMTEVESGVSRRGTLFGKKKSTNLRAAEV, from the coding sequence ATGGACGCCATGGCAGTGCCTCAACCCGATGAAGAAGGGCCAATGGCGTCTCAACGTACTATACGCAATCGAAAATATTCATTGTACGCCTCTCGAATCAAACCACTTAATATCGAAACACCTGTCGAAGAGAAGGTGCCTCAAGTACCCGATATACCCTCGTTACCCGTCTCCCCGCGATGGGATTCGCTTTCTCATGGGCCACATTTGTTAAATCAGAGTCCAACCCCTGGATCCAGACAATCACCAACTGTGCAACCCGACTCTACAGCAGCCCAACCGTTCCCCCCTCTGGTCGGATCTGTTGCATCTCCCCCTTTGCAAAGCCCTCGCAGTCTGAGGACAGGCACGCCAGAGCCCCGAAACGAGTCACCCTCTCGGTCGGTTAGGACGAAAACCTCCTTGGCAGAAATGCGTTCCGCAGATGGCGCCCCAGCAATTGAGAATTTTTCAAGACCCCGAAAACAAAGCATGCGTCAGACTGGACCACCCGATGGCCTTCATAGCCCAGACCCGGTCAGGCCGCGAATGGCTAACCTGCCAAATCCCACTGACCGCTTGCTCGATATTACCAACTCGTTACCACAAACACCGCCATGGCAACGATCCAGGCGTCCTTCCGCCTCGTCTGTCAAATCGTCATCCACTTATGCTTCGCCGATACCGTACACCAATGGAGAGTTGATTGAGCCAAGAACTCATCGTACCAGAAATGTCACTGGACCACCCGCTCTTGCATCCGCTCGGACGCCAATCCCTCCCGGTCGCCCCGAGTATACCGTTTCAACGCCGCTGGCAAGCCCAGGTCCTGGTGGGCCTGCACCATGGATGAGCGGGGATGAATTGCGGTCGAGTTTCAGATCCCAGCTCACTGCCTCAACAACCCCTGGCACTGCTGTTACAGAACGCAGCAGTGTTCTTACAAAAGACAGCTCTGTCACCTCACTCGATAATCCTGACGAGCCTAGTTTGGAAGATGTTATGGGCATGTACGAAAAGGGCTTTGcggacgacgaggatgaaaaCGAAAGTGACTTTGATGACCACGAGAGCGAAGGCAACCTTGACTCAAGACCGATGACTGCCATATCCGAGCCGGACGTTCGAACAGCTCCCGCTGTACCAACTGTTCCGATGGTTACTCCTATTGCTGACACACGCCTCgcgccgccagcaccaacgGCGCGTTCTACATTGGATGCCGAAATTCGTCAATCGAGACTAATCTTCACCAGTGCAGCTTTCAAAGCTTCTGTGGCTGCGATTGCAGGCAAGACGGATATGGACATGGCCGAAAAACGAGACTCGGCCAAATCACTGGATTCTGAGCCATCAATTACCTCAGACCCTGCAGCTACCAAGGAGGTTCAAAATCCTATTACTTCTCCCTCTACCAGGTCACCATCCCCAGCAGCACCCAGTCCCAGTGCCCCACAGCCGGCTCCTAGTCCCGTACCATCAATAGGCAACTCGATGCCAATCGAGCCAGAGGATCCTGGCTCGCGTGATCGCTATggcttcaagaaggccaaTCAATCCATTACCAGAGACCAGTATGATTCTTGGAACAAAGAATATTCCGTGTATCTGGCTCGAAGACGGCGAAAGTGGGTATCGTATCTCAAGGACTGTGCCTTGATGACCGATCGACCTATACGATTTCCATCCCCCAACGCGAAGACGAAGCGTTTCGTGCGGAAGGGAataccaccagactggcGCGGAGCTGCGTGGTTTTACTACGCTGGTGGGCCTGCAATCTTAGCAAAGCACTCCGGTTTATACGAAAAACTATTGTACAAGCCAGCCAAACAGGTggacattgaagcaattgaGAGGGATCTGCATCGGACGTTCCCAGATAACATTCAATTCAAACCATCAGCCAATGTTGAGTCCGTCCCGAACAGCGAGCGGACCAGCCAGTCGACAATGCCGGCATCTTCTGGCGACGACAACACCCCGGGAccgccagcagcagcaccgAATGAACCACCAATCATTACATCCCTCCGCCGTGTTTTGCACGCTTTTTCCGTCTACAATCCGCGGATCGGCTATTGCCAGAGCTTAAATTTCCTAGCGggactgctgctgcttttCGTGGAGACGGAGGAGCAGTGTTTCTGGTTGCTGAATGTAATTACCATAATATATCTTCCAGGAACACACGACATGAGTCTCGAAGGCTCAAAGGTAGACTTGGGTGTGCTCATGACGGAGCTGCGCGATACAATGCCGACGGTATGGGACAAGATTGGTGGCGAACTGGAGAACCTGCCCTCTGGCAGGCCCAATACTAGCAAGTCTGTCCGCAAAGCCAGACCTATCTTACGACGCCGCGAGCAGCAGGGGCTGTCTACAGAACGCCTGCCGCCGATTACGCTGTGCATGACAGCCTGGTTCATGAGCTGTTATATTGGCACATTGCCGATTGAGACCACGCTCAGAGTTTGGGACGTTTTCTTCTATGAAGGTTCAAAGACGCTCTTCCGCATTGCGTTGGCAATTTTCAAGAGTGGCGAGAGCGAAATCAAGGCTGTCAAGGATCCAATGGAAATGTTTGGCGTCGTGCAGGCAATTCCACGGCGAATGCTGGATGCCAATGCACTCATGGAAGCGTGCTTCAAGCGTCGAAACGGATTCGGCCACCTTAGCCAGGGTGCCATTGACGAACGTCGACTTGAGAGACGCGAGAAGGCGAGGCAAGAACGAGAAGAGAAGCTTCGCCGCGAAAAGACGGACCTCACCGGCAATATGACGGAGGTTGAATCGGGGGTATCACGCAGAGGGACGCtgtttggcaagaagaaaagcacCAATCTGAGAGCCGCCGAGGTGTAG
- a CDS encoding acetyltransferase (GNAT) domain-containing protein, with protein MEATIGNVAVIRDRELLKLEVDAIFGLSSHQAENPQTPPNLNCDDLHAVVIWSEHAHFVAGSPALSSDHRHILNGEVSTEPFAPGIPPKAMRHLGDMLGLSPPTISGGPTYVVPSNLHHPTSPAIDGSFLFVISSGSDDGSLVAQKKLQRPPVWELDEWKALTEGRLGPWAMAIHRPSQAVEEDGIASLEPVCICFSARRTTKAAEAGVWTREDHRGRRLAPTVVATWASEERLQKEILFYSTSKDNIASQSVARQLGLRPLGWLWKLHV; from the coding sequence ATGGAGGCAACAATTGGCAATGTTGCCGTGATCCGGGATCGTGAATTGCTGAAGCTCGAGGTCGATGCAATTTTTGGGCTATCATCTCACCAGGCAGAGAACCCACAAACACCTCCAAATCTAAACTGTGACGACCTGCACGCAGTAGTTATTTGGTCTGAGCATGCGCATTTTGTGGCAGGCAGCCCGGCACTTTCCTCTGACCACAGACATATCCTGAATGGCGAAGTTTCAACAGAGCCATTTGCCCCGGGTATACCACCGAAAGCTATGAGGCATCTAGGTGACATGCTTGGATTGTCACCACCGACGATAAGTGGTGGACCTACATATGTTGTGCCGAGCAACTTACATCACCCGACATCACCAGCCATTGACGGCTCATTCCTGTTTGTTATCTCATCTGGTTCAGACGATGGTTCCCTTGTCGCCCAGAAGAAGTTACAGCGACCTCCCGTTTGGGAGCTGGATGAGTGGAAAGCCCTCACAGAGGGTCGCCTCGGTCCCTGGGCAATGGCTATTCATCGCCCAAGCCAGGccgttgaggaagatggtATTGCCAGCCTTGAACCAGTTTGCATTTGCTTCTCGGCAAGGCGTACTACTAAAGCAGCCGAAGCTGGGGTTTGGACCCGAGAAGACCACCGAGGCAGAAGACTAGCCCCGACTGTTGTGGCAACATGGGCCTCTGAAGAGCGGTTGCAGAAGGAGATCCTGTTCTACAGCACGAGTAAGGATAACATAGCCTCTCAATCTGTGGCACGACAACTAGGGTTGCGACCGTTGGGGTGGCTATGGAAACTTCATGTGTAG